One region of Sulfuriroseicoccus oceanibius genomic DNA includes:
- a CDS encoding vWA domain-containing protein: MLSLGPLIINNPAGLWALLGVPALVMIHFLQRKLTRVPVSTGFLLDHIAFQSPEGSRFERFRSSLPFWLQLLAVLILAALLSGLDWRQTRPLRRVAIVMDGSASMAVSRERAADAVTSLLQSAAGDARLDITVTASDSERDVLYRGDQPQEVASALERWLPLEGTHDPADALRTARALVGDAGAVFFVTDQVPTEPLPYAAHFLAVGEAMDNVGITAVRVVGANENDRRIEAMLYQFGENETSVEWSVAFPELDRESTPRAVTIAAGGAVKVEAGLPPSVTRAVVVVRSSDGFALDNVAPVVVPQPKHLAVAASSEVDPAALAFWQRIVGALENVEWTSDATTADVTVRTRRSKSDGHSVLHLPASGERLPIRTEAITSAVHPLVDELNWQALAPRMRDGFTPASGSAPLLWQGEHPLAWIERDGGHRALVMNLNPDDASGVRDPSLVVLCARFLQRVRESLPRPESLLSETDVALKVVLPERAPQPGAKPPLYEWTVTPVGAAAQSVWLGAHDLRGLPTPRVPGWYALRDDAGTPVVDGAAWFSDTREMNFLNASSMSDVPADVFAAGTASDGVVGRDVSLILLALVALMLGLWYVMRGKDGREASEPSVLVTRAK, from the coding sequence ATGCTCTCTCTCGGACCTCTCATCATCAACAACCCGGCAGGACTATGGGCGCTGCTCGGCGTGCCGGCTCTGGTGATGATCCATTTCCTCCAGCGCAAACTCACGAGGGTGCCGGTCTCCACCGGGTTCCTGCTCGACCACATTGCGTTCCAAAGCCCCGAGGGCTCGCGCTTCGAGCGCTTTCGGTCGTCGTTGCCGTTTTGGCTACAACTGCTGGCGGTGTTGATTTTAGCGGCGTTGTTGTCTGGTTTGGACTGGCGGCAAACGCGGCCGTTGCGGCGGGTCGCTATTGTGATGGACGGCTCGGCATCGATGGCGGTGAGCCGCGAGCGGGCGGCGGATGCGGTGACCTCGTTGCTGCAATCGGCCGCAGGCGATGCCCGGCTGGATATCACCGTGACCGCGTCCGACAGCGAACGCGATGTGCTTTACCGCGGCGATCAACCGCAGGAAGTCGCGTCTGCGCTGGAGAGGTGGCTGCCATTGGAAGGGACTCACGATCCGGCGGATGCTTTGCGCACGGCCCGCGCGCTGGTCGGCGATGCCGGTGCGGTTTTCTTTGTCACCGACCAGGTGCCGACGGAGCCGCTGCCGTACGCAGCGCACTTTCTCGCGGTTGGCGAAGCCATGGACAACGTGGGCATCACCGCAGTGCGGGTGGTTGGTGCGAACGAGAACGACCGACGCATTGAGGCGATGCTTTATCAGTTCGGGGAGAATGAGACGTCGGTCGAGTGGTCGGTGGCGTTTCCGGAACTCGACCGGGAATCCACGCCGCGCGCCGTGACGATCGCCGCCGGCGGTGCGGTCAAGGTGGAAGCCGGGTTGCCGCCATCTGTCACCCGTGCGGTGGTCGTCGTGCGCTCGTCCGACGGCTTTGCTCTGGACAACGTGGCACCAGTCGTCGTGCCGCAGCCGAAGCACTTGGCAGTCGCCGCCAGCTCCGAAGTCGATCCCGCCGCTCTCGCGTTCTGGCAACGCATCGTCGGTGCGCTCGAGAATGTCGAATGGACCAGCGACGCCACCACTGCGGACGTGACCGTGCGCACCCGCCGCAGTAAGTCCGACGGGCATTCGGTGCTCCACCTTCCTGCGTCCGGTGAGCGTTTGCCCATCCGCACCGAGGCCATTACCAGCGCGGTGCACCCATTGGTCGATGAACTCAACTGGCAGGCGCTGGCACCCCGCATGCGCGACGGCTTCACCCCCGCGTCGGGATCCGCACCTCTGTTATGGCAGGGAGAGCACCCGTTGGCGTGGATCGAGCGTGACGGCGGGCACCGTGCATTGGTCATGAATTTGAACCCGGACGATGCCTCGGGTGTGCGCGATCCGTCGTTGGTCGTGCTCTGCGCGCGCTTCCTCCAGCGGGTGCGCGAATCGCTGCCACGGCCGGAATCCCTGCTCAGCGAGACCGATGTGGCCCTGAAGGTCGTGCTTCCGGAGCGAGCCCCACAACCCGGCGCAAAACCGCCACTCTATGAATGGACGGTCACTCCAGTTGGAGCCGCCGCCCAATCGGTCTGGCTCGGTGCCCACGACCTGCGCGGCTTGCCCACTCCGCGTGTCCCCGGTTGGTACGCGCTGCGCGACGATGCCGGCACCCCGGTCGTCGACGGCGCGGCTTGGTTCTCCGACACCCGCGAGATGAACTTTCTCAACGCATCGTCCATGAGCGACGTCCCCGCCGATGTTTTTGCCGCAGGCACTGCCAGCGATGGCGTCGTCGGCCGCGATGTGAGCTTGATCCTGCTCGCGCTTGTGGCCTTGATGTTAGGGCTGTGGTACGTGATGCGCGGCAAAGACGGGCGCGAAGCCAGCGAGCCCTCCGTCCTTGTCACGCGGGCGAAGTAG
- a CDS encoding DUF58 domain-containing protein yields the protein MASHSTSHSDCALAASRAGLDAARRFRLPFARKLKRGPSGDMVGRDGGGALEFQDHRDYHPGDDPRHLNWAAFARTGALTMKVFQQEVRPQLDLVVDASASMALNDAKLTRALECVRFCLASADDLGAVVRLWSVDGGKVTPVDLATVRDPAWSPVNADGPAEPALPDFSRVEWRPNALRVLVSDLLFPGSPEGLVRTLARGASEAMILCPFDRSESDPGWQGACEFEDVESAKRVVKRADEPFLRQYLEAYRNHFALWTEVCATQGVALARVDSAPPLPQMLNDLARRDLLIPAAF from the coding sequence TTGGCTTCTCATTCCACATCGCATTCCGACTGCGCGTTGGCGGCATCACGAGCGGGGCTCGATGCCGCCCGGCGCTTCCGGTTGCCCTTTGCGCGCAAGCTCAAGCGTGGCCCGAGCGGTGACATGGTCGGGCGCGATGGCGGCGGCGCGCTCGAGTTCCAGGACCACCGCGACTACCACCCAGGCGACGATCCGCGCCACCTCAACTGGGCTGCCTTCGCCCGCACCGGCGCGCTCACCATGAAGGTCTTCCAACAGGAAGTCCGGCCGCAGCTGGACTTGGTGGTTGATGCCTCGGCCTCGATGGCGCTCAACGACGCCAAGCTCACCCGGGCGCTGGAATGCGTCCGCTTCTGCCTCGCGTCCGCCGATGACCTAGGCGCCGTCGTGCGGCTGTGGTCCGTGGACGGCGGCAAGGTCACGCCGGTCGATCTCGCCACCGTGCGCGATCCCGCGTGGTCGCCGGTGAATGCCGACGGTCCCGCTGAGCCTGCACTGCCCGATTTCTCCCGGGTGGAATGGCGGCCGAATGCACTTCGCGTGCTGGTCAGTGATTTGTTGTTTCCCGGATCTCCGGAAGGTTTGGTGCGCACGCTGGCGCGCGGTGCCAGTGAGGCGATGATCTTGTGTCCGTTCGACCGCAGCGAGTCGGATCCCGGTTGGCAAGGTGCCTGTGAGTTCGAGGACGTGGAGTCCGCCAAACGCGTGGTCAAGCGTGCCGACGAACCCTTTCTGCGTCAGTACCTCGAAGCTTACCGCAACCATTTTGCCCTCTGGACCGAGGTGTGCGCCACCCAGGGCGTGGCATTGGCGCGGGTCGATTCGGCGCCGCCTCTGCCCCAGATGCTGAACGATCTCGCACGTCGCGATTTGCTCATCCCCGCCGCCTTTTAA
- a CDS encoding ABC transporter ATP-binding protein, with protein sequence MSTTKNAIVAENLVRSFGPVRAVNNVSFEVPVGSVVGFIGANGAGKTTTMRMLATLDQPDSGRALINGYDAAVYPDRIRDALGWMPDSYGAYDGVTIVEYLDFYARALGFTKADRVARVKDVMDFTGLTPLAERMTNKLSKGQGQRLCLGRALIHDPAVMIMDEPAAGLDPQARVELKRLIRLLADEGKTIFISSHILAELSEMCDSMLFINNGEIIHHGSAESLLHGAGAAITYRVQIADTVDRIAAWCETSPGVTLVEEIKGGVRLALDHNEPSDAAAVLRRMVQDGLPVSEFHREARKLEDAFIEMLQSPAASPPPVPAAAVTADA encoded by the coding sequence ATGTCGACAACGAAAAATGCCATCGTCGCGGAGAACCTGGTCCGCTCATTCGGGCCGGTACGGGCGGTGAACAACGTGAGCTTCGAGGTGCCGGTAGGCAGCGTGGTTGGGTTCATCGGTGCCAATGGTGCCGGCAAAACCACCACCATGCGGATGCTCGCCACTCTCGACCAGCCGGACAGCGGGCGCGCTCTCATCAATGGCTACGATGCCGCCGTCTACCCGGACAGGATCCGCGACGCCCTCGGCTGGATGCCCGATAGCTACGGCGCATACGATGGCGTGACCATCGTCGAGTACCTCGACTTCTACGCCCGGGCCCTGGGCTTCACCAAGGCCGACCGCGTGGCACGGGTGAAGGACGTGATGGACTTCACCGGGCTGACGCCGCTGGCCGAACGCATGACCAACAAGCTCTCGAAGGGACAAGGCCAGCGCCTCTGCCTCGGCCGTGCGTTGATCCACGACCCGGCTGTGATGATTATGGACGAGCCCGCGGCCGGTCTGGACCCTCAGGCACGCGTCGAGCTCAAGCGCCTGATCCGTCTGCTGGCGGACGAAGGCAAGACCATCTTCATCAGCTCCCACATTCTCGCCGAGCTGTCGGAAATGTGTGACTCCATGTTGTTCATCAACAATGGCGAGATCATCCACCACGGCTCCGCCGAATCGTTGCTCCACGGTGCCGGCGCCGCCATCACCTACCGCGTCCAGATTGCCGACACCGTCGACCGCATCGCCGCGTGGTGTGAAACTTCACCGGGCGTGACGTTGGTCGAGGAGATCAAGGGCGGCGTGCGCCTGGCGCTGGACCATAACGAGCCATCCGACGCCGCGGCGGTGTTGCGCCGCATGGTGCAGGACGGTCTGCCGGTGTCCGAGTTCCACCGCGAGGCCCGCAAGCTCGAGGATGCCTTCATTGAAATGCTGCAGTCGCCGGCTGCCTCGCCGCCTCCAGTCCCCGCTGCCGCCGTCACCGCCGACGCGTAA
- a CDS encoding AAA family ATPase, translating to MSDNYPNEHELAAAAEKMNRLRESLGKVLFGQEALIEQVLTCVLARGHVLLEGLPGLGKTELVKGLAKALSLETRRVQFTPDLLPGDITGNPVLQESADGRREFVFQHGPVFSNLLLADEINRASPKTQSALLEAMQERRVTVLGNTHQLPDPFFVLATQNPIELEGTYPLPEAQLDRFLFKLDVKRPDVATLEMIVNGRELGAEPEVDAVLDADELRELIALARRVYLPPVVASFIARLVDGTHRGQSQAANALRIGASPRAAIGLAAAAKARAVMMGRVNASYEDVQAVAVPVLAHRVLIDYDARLTGKTTTQVVRDLLTEVTPTGDRTPAALEPA from the coding sequence ATGAGCGACAACTATCCGAACGAACATGAGCTGGCCGCGGCGGCGGAGAAGATGAACCGATTGCGCGAGTCGCTGGGCAAGGTGTTGTTTGGTCAGGAAGCATTGATCGAGCAAGTGCTGACTTGTGTGTTAGCGCGCGGGCATGTGTTGCTTGAAGGATTGCCGGGCCTGGGCAAGACCGAGCTGGTGAAAGGCTTGGCCAAAGCGCTGTCGCTGGAGACGCGGCGGGTGCAGTTCACTCCGGATTTGTTGCCGGGTGACATCACGGGCAACCCGGTGCTGCAGGAGTCCGCTGATGGTAGGCGTGAGTTTGTGTTCCAGCACGGGCCTGTGTTTTCCAATCTGTTGCTCGCCGATGAAATCAACCGAGCGTCCCCGAAAACGCAATCGGCATTGCTCGAGGCGATGCAGGAACGCAGGGTCACCGTGTTGGGCAACACCCACCAGCTCCCTGATCCGTTTTTCGTGCTGGCGACGCAAAACCCAATCGAGCTCGAGGGTACGTATCCGCTGCCGGAGGCGCAGCTCGACCGCTTTTTGTTCAAGCTCGATGTGAAGCGTCCGGACGTGGCGACGCTCGAGATGATTGTGAATGGTCGCGAACTCGGTGCGGAGCCGGAAGTCGACGCCGTGCTCGACGCGGATGAGCTTCGCGAGCTGATCGCGTTGGCGCGGCGGGTGTATCTGCCGCCGGTGGTGGCGTCATTTATTGCGCGCTTGGTCGATGGGACGCATCGCGGGCAAAGCCAGGCGGCGAATGCATTGCGCATCGGGGCGAGTCCGCGGGCGGCGATTGGCTTGGCGGCTGCGGCCAAGGCGCGGGCGGTGATGATGGGTCGGGTCAATGCGAGTTACGAGGATGTGCAAGCGGTTGCTGTTCCTGTGTTGGCGCACCGCGTGCTCATCGATTACGACGCTCGCCTGACCGGCAAAACCACCACCCAGGTGGTGCGCGACCTGTTGACCGAAGTCACGCCGACCGGCGACCGCACGCCCGCAGCGCTCGAGCCCGCCTAG
- a CDS encoding DUF4175 domain-containing protein — MSESSPQSSQWSSSEEFCESSSTVRGNYWTTLGTRLKRRVNLAWWVSSFIPWWVGLLLCGGVVWLLLRNRVEDLVWWWPVAGTAGLLVVAALVSWRRASARFITSDQALAKLDAGHSLHNALTTAHAGVGAWPDPNATSRDHKLPVRWRIGRTLAMLCVPMLFFLLAGVVPVASVDAEAPVANRPAVWERINEVLADHVLDELADPERIEALQREMERLEDRPVGDWFDHASLETSDRIEQLLDAGLENMEQNLSRAGNLVPRLAGALGDEMEELDDATREKLAREMQQAIEQLQNQPLGLDPELAQRLQQAAPEALRNMDPQQAQQLADDLREWAEKAGEQRDGQGQGEKPLWEQLLEQEGGGPGEGEGQPGGDGENQPGEGGVTRGRGDAPMSLKEDESQLRGTRDEHLKGDGSMQPGEKLGETLENREVERVEVGPRAGGEAAAEGQGGDRVWRQSLSPDEQNLLEGYFK, encoded by the coding sequence ATGTCCGAGAGTTCCCCCCAATCATCCCAATGGTCGTCCAGCGAGGAATTTTGCGAATCGTCGTCGACCGTGCGTGGGAATTATTGGACGACGCTGGGCACGCGGCTCAAGCGTCGGGTGAACCTGGCGTGGTGGGTTTCGAGCTTCATCCCGTGGTGGGTTGGCCTGTTGCTGTGTGGTGGAGTGGTGTGGTTGCTGCTGCGCAACCGTGTCGAGGACTTGGTATGGTGGTGGCCGGTGGCGGGAACTGCTGGCTTGCTGGTGGTGGCGGCGTTGGTGTCGTGGCGTCGGGCGTCGGCGCGGTTTATCACGAGCGACCAGGCATTGGCGAAGCTGGATGCCGGGCATTCTTTGCACAACGCATTGACCACCGCGCATGCGGGCGTGGGAGCGTGGCCTGACCCGAATGCGACGTCGCGCGACCACAAGCTGCCGGTGCGCTGGCGGATAGGTCGCACGCTGGCGATGCTGTGTGTGCCGATGTTGTTTTTCCTGCTGGCGGGCGTGGTGCCTGTGGCGTCGGTCGATGCGGAGGCTCCGGTGGCGAACCGACCAGCGGTGTGGGAGCGGATCAATGAAGTGCTCGCCGATCATGTGCTCGACGAATTAGCGGATCCCGAGCGGATCGAGGCGTTGCAGCGCGAAATGGAGCGGCTGGAAGACCGGCCGGTAGGGGATTGGTTCGACCACGCGTCACTTGAGACGTCGGACCGTATTGAGCAGTTGCTGGACGCCGGGTTGGAGAACATGGAGCAGAACTTGTCGCGAGCGGGGAACCTGGTGCCACGTTTGGCCGGTGCGCTTGGCGATGAAATGGAGGAGCTGGACGACGCCACGCGGGAGAAGTTGGCGCGCGAGATGCAGCAAGCGATTGAGCAGTTGCAGAACCAGCCGTTGGGGCTTGATCCGGAGTTGGCCCAACGGTTGCAGCAAGCGGCGCCCGAGGCATTGCGCAACATGGACCCCCAGCAGGCGCAGCAGTTGGCGGATGACTTGCGCGAGTGGGCGGAAAAAGCCGGAGAGCAGAGGGACGGCCAAGGGCAGGGCGAGAAGCCGCTGTGGGAACAGTTGCTAGAGCAGGAAGGTGGCGGTCCCGGCGAGGGGGAGGGGCAGCCTGGAGGTGATGGTGAAAACCAGCCAGGTGAGGGCGGTGTGACCCGCGGGCGCGGCGATGCGCCGATGTCACTGAAGGAAGACGAAAGCCAGTTGCGCGGGACGCGTGACGAACATTTGAAGGGCGACGGAAGTATGCAGCCAGGCGAGAAGCTCGGTGAAACGCTGGAGAACCGCGAGGTCGAGCGAGTGGAGGTTGGTCCGCGCGCCGGTGGGGAAGCCGCCGCCGAGGGGCAGGGCGGTGATCGCGTGTGGCGTCAGTCGCTGAGTCCGGACGAGCAGAATTTGCTCGAAGGGTATTTCAAGTGA
- a CDS encoding DUF971 domain-containing protein, giving the protein MAAKTRGFHTPTGKHIRPPQRSSAQSKQLGGDNTGIRGNDARMANSLFPQTIQAIGNEIAIIWNDGKEDYFPMSLLREKSPSAENTGETDLLGNRIGGPTGPQDHSNVTVTGWQIVGGYAVAFSFSDGHRTGLFGFDYLRAIAPDPDGPQPCKPCHDE; this is encoded by the coding sequence ATGGCCGCAAAAACGCGCGGCTTCCACACGCCCACCGGCAAACACATCCGCCCGCCGCAGCGCAGCTCTGCTCAATCCAAGCAACTCGGGGGTGACAACACGGGAATTCGAGGGAATGATGCGCGCATGGCAAACTCGCTCTTTCCGCAAACCATTCAAGCCATCGGCAATGAAATCGCCATCATTTGGAATGACGGCAAGGAAGACTATTTCCCGATGTCGTTGTTGAGGGAGAAATCCCCATCGGCAGAGAACACTGGGGAAACGGATCTGCTCGGCAACCGAATCGGCGGCCCGACCGGCCCTCAGGACCACAGTAATGTCACGGTCACCGGATGGCAGATCGTCGGCGGTTACGCGGTCGCGTTCAGCTTCAGCGACGGCCATCGCACCGGGCTTTTCGGCTTCGACTACCTGCGCGCCATTGCACCGGACCCGGACGGCCCGCAACCATGCAAGCCGTGCCACGACGAGTAA
- a CDS encoding zinc ribbon domain-containing protein YjdM, translating to MEKMTCPMCTMDDVLDLPDKYECVTCGHEWAKEESGPEARVVKDAYGNVLADGDIVAMIKDKKLTGTSKVLKSGTKSKPIRLVDGDHEISCKMDGISIGLKAQFVKKVMK from the coding sequence ATGGAAAAGATGACCTGCCCGATGTGCACAATGGATGACGTGCTCGACCTTCCCGACAAGTACGAATGTGTGACCTGTGGCCACGAGTGGGCGAAGGAGGAAAGCGGGCCTGAGGCCCGTGTGGTGAAGGATGCCTACGGCAACGTCCTGGCCGACGGTGATATCGTGGCCATGATCAAGGACAAGAAGCTCACCGGTACGTCGAAGGTGCTCAAGAGCGGCACCAAATCAAAGCCGATCCGCCTCGTCGATGGCGACCATGAGATCAGTTGTAAGATGGACGGTATTTCCATTGGTCTCAAAGCACAGTTCGTGAAGAAGGTGATGAAGTAG
- the tsf gene encoding translation elongation factor Ts has product MAISASQVMELRRKTNAGMMDCKKALTEAEGDLDLAEEILRKKGIAKAGKKADRVAAEGTINAAVSADGKTAVLVEVSCETDFVAKNDNFQNFASEITQLALDCDGADNNVEAFLASQHPSGDSIEEVVKAKIAEVGENIVIRNVARFQTSEAGSLTSYLHMGGKVGVLVELVGDSVAVIDNDAVRTLAKDITLHIAAINPQGIAREDIPAEEVEKERAILADSDEVKSKPEQIRDKIVDGKINKFFAQICLLEQGFVKDPDTTVGKLVETTGKAAGGSLTVKRFVRFAVGG; this is encoded by the coding sequence ATGGCTATTTCCGCATCACAGGTTATGGAGCTGCGTCGCAAGACGAACGCAGGCATGATGGATTGTAAGAAGGCACTCACCGAAGCTGAGGGTGACTTGGATCTTGCAGAAGAAATCCTCCGCAAAAAGGGCATCGCCAAAGCTGGTAAGAAGGCTGACCGCGTTGCTGCTGAAGGTACCATCAATGCTGCGGTTTCCGCTGACGGCAAGACCGCTGTGCTCGTTGAAGTGAGCTGCGAAACCGACTTCGTTGCCAAGAACGACAACTTCCAGAACTTCGCATCCGAGATCACCCAGCTTGCTCTCGACTGCGACGGTGCCGACAACAACGTCGAGGCATTCCTCGCATCGCAGCACCCAAGCGGTGACTCCATCGAAGAAGTGGTCAAAGCAAAGATCGCTGAAGTCGGTGAAAACATCGTCATCCGTAACGTCGCTCGTTTCCAGACCAGCGAAGCAGGATCGCTTACCAGCTACCTCCACATGGGCGGTAAGGTGGGCGTGCTCGTTGAGCTCGTCGGTGACTCGGTGGCAGTGATCGACAACGACGCTGTGCGCACCCTCGCCAAGGACATCACCCTTCACATCGCTGCGATCAACCCACAGGGCATCGCTCGCGAAGACATCCCAGCTGAGGAAGTCGAGAAGGAGCGCGCAATCCTTGCTGACTCCGACGAAGTGAAGTCGAAGCCTGAGCAGATCCGCGACAAGATCGTCGACGGTAAGATCAACAAGTTCTTCGCTCAGATCTGCTTGCTTGAGCAGGGCTTCGTTAAGGACCCTGACACCACCGTTGGTAAGCTCGTTGAGACCACCGGTAAGGCAGCTGGCGGCAGCCTGACCGTGAAGCGCTTCGTGCGTTTCGCAGTGGGTGGCTAA
- the rpsB gene encoding 30S ribosomal protein S2: MINDLVTQLVEAGVHYGHQSKKWHPKMKPYLLQKRGGIHIINVEETVKCLDKAAAFLGELAGKNKKILFVGCKRQAQESVRQAAEACGQFYVNHRWLGGMLTNFETIKGSIKRLNDLENIEKSPDFKSMSKKELASLGREREKLTRNLAGIRDMGGLPDALVIVDSARESIAVAEATRLGIPVVAIVDSNADPGKIDYPIPGNDDAIRSIRVLLQNLADQIIANSKDVVPA; encoded by the coding sequence ATGATCAACGATCTCGTTACACAACTCGTCGAAGCCGGTGTCCACTACGGTCACCAGAGCAAGAAGTGGCACCCGAAGATGAAGCCTTACCTGCTGCAGAAGCGCGGTGGCATTCATATCATCAACGTTGAAGAAACCGTTAAGTGCCTCGACAAAGCTGCCGCGTTCCTTGGTGAACTCGCTGGCAAGAACAAGAAGATCCTTTTCGTCGGCTGCAAGCGCCAGGCCCAGGAGTCCGTCCGCCAGGCTGCCGAAGCATGCGGTCAGTTCTACGTCAACCACCGCTGGCTCGGTGGTATGCTGACCAACTTCGAGACCATCAAGGGCTCGATCAAGCGCCTCAACGACCTCGAGAACATCGAGAAGTCGCCTGACTTCAAGTCGATGTCCAAGAAGGAGCTCGCCTCCCTCGGTCGTGAGCGTGAGAAGCTTACCCGCAACCTCGCAGGTATCCGTGACATGGGTGGTCTTCCAGACGCACTCGTGATCGTTGACTCCGCTCGTGAGAGCATCGCAGTTGCTGAGGCGACCCGCCTCGGAATTCCTGTGGTGGCGATCGTCGACTCGAACGCCGACCCAGGCAAGATCGACTACCCAATCCCGGGTAACGACGATGCGATCCGTTCGATCCGCGTTCTGCTTCAGAACCTGGCCGACCAGATCATCGCCAACAGCAAGGACGTCGTCCCTGCCTAA
- a CDS encoding GTP-binding protein, producing the protein MKQARTPLVLLIGFLGSGKTTLLEKLLPVLGGMGRRPHVILNDYKNADVDSARLAALTDLVEPIHGSCVCCDSRDELFDALERVPEEEGTMVLVEANGTTDALELVELLAMDRRAGRFSPPVQVSTVDANRWQRRLWHNRLERSQLVTAGLAWVTRVDEVKPERRDQVVAALEKMGAEIYHGEVAPLAERLGSMDAPRAVVESHGDDCECCGGHGHGHHHHSDHHFASAERSLPPVVDRDALVSLVAEMPDEVVRVKGVCFFEDGGAPHLFQRVEGERKPTVIPLEVQPQTGPVMVLIGARLPMEEIDAQLATLAAVEAAD; encoded by the coding sequence ATGAAGCAAGCGCGCACACCGTTGGTTTTGTTGATTGGGTTTCTTGGTTCGGGCAAGACGACCTTGTTGGAGAAGTTGTTGCCGGTGCTTGGCGGGATGGGGCGGCGTCCGCATGTCATCTTGAATGACTACAAGAATGCGGATGTGGACTCCGCACGGTTGGCTGCGCTGACGGATTTGGTAGAACCGATCCACGGGAGCTGCGTTTGTTGCGATTCGCGTGACGAGCTGTTCGATGCGCTCGAGCGGGTCCCCGAGGAGGAGGGGACGATGGTGTTGGTTGAGGCGAATGGCACGACCGATGCGCTTGAGCTGGTGGAGTTGTTGGCGATGGACCGTCGGGCTGGTCGCTTTTCACCTCCTGTGCAGGTTTCGACGGTCGATGCCAATCGGTGGCAGCGCAGGCTTTGGCACAACCGCTTGGAACGTAGCCAATTGGTGACCGCAGGGTTGGCCTGGGTCACGCGGGTGGATGAGGTGAAGCCCGAGCGTCGCGACCAGGTGGTGGCGGCCTTGGAGAAAATGGGCGCCGAGATCTACCACGGTGAGGTTGCGCCATTGGCGGAGCGCTTGGGCTCGATGGACGCACCACGGGCGGTCGTGGAATCTCACGGTGACGATTGCGAGTGCTGCGGTGGTCACGGGCATGGCCACCATCATCACTCCGACCACCATTTTGCCAGTGCCGAGCGGAGCTTGCCGCCGGTCGTCGACCGCGATGCATTGGTGAGCCTGGTGGCTGAGATGCCCGATGAGGTGGTGCGGGTGAAAGGGGTGTGCTTTTTCGAGGACGGAGGCGCACCGCATTTGTTCCAGCGGGTGGAAGGTGAGCGCAAGCCGACGGTGATTCCGTTGGAAGTTCAGCCGCAGACCGGGCCGGTGATGGTGTTGATTGGCGCGCGGTTGCCGATGGAGGAAATCGATGCGCAGTTGGCCACGTTGGCTGCGGTTGAGGCGGCGGATTGA